CAAAATAGTAGAAAGGATCCATTCCGGGTAAGCCAGAAATATCAGTCAGTTCGTACCCTTTTTCTTCATGTTGGTCATGAATAGCTTTAACATCATCAACTAATAAACCAATATGACCATAGCCATTACCAAGATCATAACCATCACTGTCATAATTATAGGTTAATTCTAAGCGCCAGCTGGAGCCTGGTAAGGCCATATAACATAAGGTAAATTCATTATCCGGAAAATCCTTTTTATCAACCACTTCAAATCCGAAAGCTTCTTGATAAAAAGCAATCGAGGCTTCAAAATCCTTCACCCGCACACAAGTATGATCAACTTTCATTGCTTCCATCCCTTCTATATTTGCTACATCTATATATGCTTTAATCTTACCCTATCTCACTAAGATTTTCAAAGTAAAGCTGCTATTCAAACACTTTACTAGGCTAAACTTAATTTCTTTGACTCAGTTCTTATATTTTCTTTTCAAGTATTTAAAAAAGCGTAATCTAACATATAAGCTACTGGCAGGTGTTTGGAAGCTAAATACGGTAAATAGGTACTAAAGCGGAATAGAAAGTAATAAAAAAGCGGTCCTTAGAACCGCTCATTCATTTACTTCTATAAGCCTTTTGGCCTGTTTCTAAAATATTTTATGCGGCCAAGAGGACTTGAACCTCCACGGGAATTACTCCCACTACCCCCTCAAGGTAGCGCGTCTGCCGATTCCGCCATGACCGCTAAATTTGACTACCCATATATCATAACTTAATTGTCACTCTTCTGTCAAGAACTTTTATTATCCTTTTCTGCAAAAGAAAAAGCCTATTAACAGCAAATATCATATAGCCTTAATAACTGTAATTATTAAGTGATCCAATTATATAAAAAAAGAGCCGAGATTATAGACTCAGGCTCTCTGTTTATTATTCTCCTTGTGGGCGACGACATGCTAGCGTTCCCATGCCAATACATCCTTGGCCTCCATGGGTCCCTAAAACAGGGGTCAAATAAGTCGTCATATAATCTAAATCAGGGAATTCAGCTAAAATTGCTTGTTCAAATTCTTTGACTTCCTCAGGGGCATTACCATGAGCAAAAGCTAATTTTAGCCCTGCAGGGTAGCGATCTTTTGCCTCTTGAACGAGTTCAATATAGCGCTTGATCACCTTACGTTTGGTTCTAACCTTATCAAATAAAACCACTTCACCTGCTTCATTGAAGTATAGAATAACAAATACTCTTAGCATGGTAGACAAGGCTGCTTGAAAGGAAGTTGCTCGTCCGCCTTTAACAATATTTTTCAAGTCTTTTAACATGACATAGACACGGGAGTTATCAGCAATCCATTGCATTTCTTCCGCTATAGCTTCAGGCTGCCGCCCCTCTTCTACCATTGCCATTCCCTCTTTTAAGATGTGAAGCATTTGGATAGAAGTTCCCTTAGAGTCGATAATATAAGAATTAAAGTGTTCAGCATACTCCTCTAAAATCATATGGGCAGTCTGTAAGGTCCCGCTTATTTTAGAGGAAAGGAAAATACCAAAAACTGTGTCATAGCCTTCTTCCACTAGCCGGTCACAGACCCGGTAAAATTCTACAGGTTGAGGTTGCGAAGAGCTTGGGAGGTCCTCACTGGTCTCCAATTTGTTGTAAAAGCGCTTGCTTTCCGCAATATCTGTCGTGTCACCAAAGACCTCCCCATCAGGAAAACGTACCGATAATTCCACTTCCATGACATTGGGCAAATTCTTCATATTATCGGGAAGTGATGCCGTACTATCAATGATAAAAGCAGCCTTCATAATTTACTCAATTTCCTCCTTATATAAAATGGGTATTTAATTATCTTATACTAGCACAAAAAAACAATTTTGATAAGTAAAGACCATTGTCTATAAGAGACTAGTTAGCCAATTATTATTGATAGCATTAACGTCCGTTCTAAATGCCGTTTGTTTCTCCACTATTAAGTGTCTTTATCACAGGGGATACAAAACTTGCAGAAAATATGGCATTTGTTTGCGCCACCATGGCCAATCATGGGCCACATCTTCTCCCCAAGTATCAAACCAAGCAGGGATTTGTTTACATTCAAAGGCCGCTTTTAGGCTATAAAAGCTTGAT
This genomic window from Aerococcus sp. Group 1 contains:
- a CDS encoding DegV family protein; protein product: MKAAFIIDSTASLPDNMKNLPNVMEVELSVRFPDGEVFGDTTDIAESKRFYNKLETSEDLPSSSQPQPVEFYRVCDRLVEEGYDTVFGIFLSSKISGTLQTAHMILEEYAEHFNSYIIDSKGTSIQMLHILKEGMAMVEEGRQPEAIAEEMQWIADNSRVYVMLKDLKNIVKGGRATSFQAALSTMLRVFVILYFNEAGEVVLFDKVRTKRKVIKRYIELVQEAKDRYPAGLKLAFAHGNAPEEVKEFEQAILAEFPDLDYMTTYLTPVLGTHGGQGCIGMGTLACRRPQGE
- a CDS encoding VOC family protein translates to MKVDHTCVRVKDFEASIAFYQEAFGFEVVDKKDFPDNEFTLCYMALPGSSWRLELTYNYDSDGYDLGNGYGHIGLLVDDVKAIHDQHEEKGYELTDISGLPGMDPFYYFVTDPDGYKIEVIQDGVL